The nucleotide sequence CAGGGATGTGCTGACGGGAAGGGAAGCGTGGACGGACGGTTTGTTGTACGGCGCCCGTCCGCATGTCGTGTTTATCAAGATCGTGTTCGGCCCGTACGAAACGCTCGGCCTGATAGGCGCCGGCCTGTTGAGCTTTCTCGCGTCCATGACCTCTTTCAACGCGGGAATCCTCACCACGTCGCGGTTCCTGTACGCAATGAGCCGGGATAAGACCATGCCCAGATACCTGAGTAAAATTCACATGGAGTATTTCACTCCGCACGCGGCAATAATCACCTTATGCGTCGTGGCGCTCGTCAGCGCGATTCTGCTGACCATGCTTGGCGGATTCGACTCGTTCACCTACGCGGTGGCGGGAGCCGAGATAATGATGTACGTCCTTGCAGCATTGAGCGTCATCAAGTTGCGCCGGAAAATGAAATCCCGGGAACGGCCATTCCGCGTTCCCCTGTATCCCCTGACTGCCATATTCTCTGCGATATTTTTCTCGCTGCTTTTTGTTCTGGTATTTGCGGATCAGAAAATCGAGGTACAGACCGGCTTCGCCATATTGATATCCATTATCGCCGTCATGGTGCTGCATACGGTATTTATAATTCCGCGCCTCAAAAAGAAATAAAGAGTATCAGCCTCGGAGAGTGGAATGAGCATGATGGCGGCGTTCCGCTGCGCGCGTCACGCCGACCCCATGCTCGGCCAGGTTCAGATCACCCCGCGTTTTTTCGCCAGGGTCATCATCTGCTCCGCGCTCGTCGCGGGGGGAATTTTGTAGGAATCCCCGGATTTCACTGCAAGTGAAACCGCTTCCGCCGGGCACGCAGTGACGCAGAGCCCGCACCCGATGCAGCGCTCCAGGCCGATCTCCGCCGTACCGCCGGCGTTCATCGTGATCGCGTCCATCTGGCATCGCTCAAGGCATGATTCGCACCCGGTGCACGCATCCGCGTCCACGCGTGCCTGGTAATTCGAGAACACGATCTCCGCCGGGCGGGGATGCTTCTTTATCGCGCCGAGCACACCGCAGCAGTCGCCGCAGCAGCAGCACATACCGGCGGGATTCTGCGCCGTTGCGGGCTGCGTCACAAGGCCTGTCTCCTGAGCCGTGGTCAGAATCCGTATCGCCTCGTCAGCACTTATACCGCGTCCCATCCCGTTCTCGACATAAAAGCGTGCCATGGAGCCGAACATGAAGCATGTCTCCATGGGCTTCCCGCATCCCGTATCCTGGAGCTTCTTGCCCTTGCGGCAGGCGCACTCGGCGACCGCGATGGTATCGGCGCTCTTTAAAATCTGCACCGCATCCTCGTAGGCGGCAACGCGGTTCTCCGGCACGATCGATCGCTGCACCGGGATGGTGCGCAGGAACAGTCCATCCGTTGCCGCGATCGCGCCATGGAAGCCCTGGGCAAAATATTCCTCGAGCATTTCGCTCAGCTCCCGGTTGAAACGCGTGATTTGGAACTCCATGAGTCCGTGCATGAAGGGTATCGCACCATACTTGACGGACTCGCCCTTGCGTACCCGGAACAGGAGCCCCCGTTTCGCCATATCCTCGAGCTGCGCCGCGACCTGGTCCGCGGGCCTGCCCGTCCGCTCCGCCACCGCGGCCGGCTCCTCTATGCGCGGCGACATCTCCAGGAAGAGGCGCGCGTCTTTTTCGTCGAACAGGGATTTAAGTATTTTAATCTCTATGTTCGATTTTGTCGCCGGAAACCCCAGCGAATATAAATCCAGGCGTTGCTGCAATTCCCGAAAAATGTCCTCCGCCATTGAGTTCCTCCTTTTTCGCTAGTATCGACCGCCGGATTGAAATGTCAAGGCATAAAACGAACGTTTGTTCGGTATTATACGGGATTCATTTTCTACCGGCCTTCCTGTAAGTGGAGGAGAGGTAACGGAGCGATGTGCCGCAGGATAGGGTAAGCCGGCATACACGTTCACGGAGTTACGGATTCACAGGGACGGGGTTCTTATAAGGCACTCCGCGGGAACACGGCAGGCATGGACGGCCCGTGAGCGCATCGGTCCCAACCCCGAATTCGTCCGGGTCTTTACAAAAAATGCGGCGCACTATTACAGGTAGGAAGACCTGAGCGTCAACCCGAAAAACACCGATCTCCCGTCAAGGTTTCTCGTTTTGCCCCATGCCTTGACCTGGTTATACCCGTACGCGAGCTCTACAAAGGCGCCTATAGCGGGAGAAAAGCTTACTTCAAGGCCGACCCCGCCGACCACACCTTTCGGCGATGTCTTATCGATGTCGTTAGCCGCGCTTTTGACTGATGACCCGTCTTTATAATCCATTTGGCTTCCGGATACAAGGAGGGTTAACTGGTACGCGGCAAGGATATACCCCTGGCACTGGATGCCCTTGAAGTACGATCCGTAAATGTATCGAACCCCCGGACCGATTCCCAGAAAACCAAGCGTGGCGGAATCGTCGTCGGGCGCGGTCGCGGTCACCGGAATGTTCGGGTTCAGGTCCTTGTACGCGGCGAGCTTGTCATGGTTCCAGTTCGTCATATGTATGGTTCCGCGCATGTAGACGTCGAGTCCGTTGCCGTTCCGGTCGCGCTCGCGCCACAGGAACCCGTCGAGCACGATGTTTGCCAAAGGAGAATCATAGAGGTTGCTGACCTCCTTGTCCGCGATCGTGGAAAACCCGTAGCCGAGCCGGAAGAGCGAGGCCCTGGTCAGGATATTGTCTTTCCTCCCGATTACGCGTACCGGTTCCGCCTGGTCCGTCTCGTGTTCGGCGATCCATTGTTCAAACTCCCGGATACTGTCTTCACGGCCATCGACGAGGAAGGCGCCAAGCGCCTGGGCACAGCGCCCCATGCTGTCCCGCATACGGAACTTGAGTGTCTTGACCCTCGCGAGCACGATGTTCCCGCTGGTACGATCAAGTATCTTGGCCGTGATATAGAACTTGCCGTCCAGAAAGGACACATTCCCGTAGATGATGTAATCGGTCTTGATGCTTTCCATGAGCTTCTTGATGCAGGCATCGTCGTAACAGGCGTCAAGGCTCATCTTGAGCTCCTCTGCCGCGATAACCTGGCGCACCTCGTCATCCGAGGTGATTGTGAATTGACCCGCCGCAATGATCTCCTCGGAGATGTAGTCTTTCATGAGCGAACCGGCCGGGTCTGCTGCCGGCAGTCCCTGGACGACGGCGAACGGTTTCAGGTAGATGGTCTTTCGCGCGGCGGTAAGGGGCGTCAGGGAGGCTGCGAATATGACAGCGAGTGATATGATACACGAAACACGTCGTTTGTTCCTGCTCATGGCATACCCCTATTACACATCACAAGTTTCTTTTTCCCCGGCCTAACCAAGTGTCATCCCTTATGATTATCGCATCCTAGCCTGCACCTCGCAGGGGTTCAAGCGAAAAATTCCACAGTATCCGGGAGCATGGCCTGCCAACGGTATTTCCGGCGTCACGCGCGAACCAGGGAACACCGGGTGCCTTCCAAATGTGCTTGAAAAACTTCATGATCCGAAATACATGGTGTTACGGCCTTCGTTGTCCAGGCGGGAGGAACGATGTCAAACAGGGAAAAGTTCCGCGGCGTGTATACGGTCGTACCCACGCCGCTGCGCGGGGACGAACGCATCGACCATGCGGGTCTCGCACACCTGATTAATTATTACATTGAATCCGGGTGCAATGGGCTCCTTGTGCTGGGGAGCGGCGGTGAGTTTCCCTATTTCAACTTCGAAGAGCGGGTCGCCATCGTAAAAACCGCCGCGAAGGCGGCGCGGAAACGCGTCCCCGTGCTCGCGGGGGCCGGCTTTTGCGGGCTTGCCGAGACCCTCGCGTTCGTGGACGCGGCAGCCGTTCCCGGCATGGACGGTTTTCTCGTGATACTCCCCACCTATCATCCCATCGGTATCGATGAGGCCGTCTCGTTTTACACGCGGGTTGTATCGGCATCCAAAAAACCGGTCCTCTACTATCATTACCCTCAGATGACGGAACTTTTTTTCCCCGCGGCCGCGCTCGCGCGCATCCTCCTGCTCGAAGGCATCGCGGGCGCGAAGGAAAGCTCGCTCAACCTGGGCGAAATCCGCGCACACCTGGAGATCGTGAAGGTAAAGGATTTCGCGCTCTTCTCGGGGAACAGCTTTTCCCTGGTTAAGACGCTCGCGATGGGGGGTAACGGTGTCATATGCCAGATCCCGTCGTTCGCCCCGCTTCTCGTCACGGGATGTTACGAAGCGGCAACGGCGGGAGACCGCGCGCGCGCCGATACGCTCCAGCGGAAGATAATGGACCTCCTGCCCTTCCTCAATACCTTTGGACTCGCGCCCTCTGTCCAGAAGCGCGCGTATTCCCTCATTTCCCGCATGCCCTTTTCGCTGAAGAGCAAGAACCGCTCGCGCCACGCGGTGATCAAGGAAACCCTGCGCCAGATGGGACACCCGGTAACCGCCCGGGTGCGAAGCCCCCTTCCGCAGATAGGCGGCGGCGACCGGGAGATAATATCCGAATTTATATCCAGGCTAAAGCCGTTGTAGCTAAAAACGACATATCTTTTCGGGACTAATTCGTATAATGAATATTGACGGCCGGCGCGTTTTCAGGGGTCAGGACGAAATCCAGTACCTGTTCAGCGCCCTATCGGCTTCGTTTCAGCTTCGTTTCAGCTTCGTTTCAGCTTCGTATTAGTTTCGTTTCAACCCCACAGATTCTTTACCCGTTATCCAGTCATCATCCAGTCGTCAGTAATCCATGATCCAATCGTCACCGATTCACACGGCATACCGTTCCCTTCAATGAATGTTGAACACCTCCTTTTTCCGAAAATATTTACTTGTAATACCATCGGGCAGGTTGTATAAGAAATTCTATACAAGCATGGGGGGATATTCTTCATGAAAAAACCAAAAACGAAAAAAGCCGCGTCTCCAAAAAAAGCCTCCAGGCCGGTCGCGAAAGCGAAACCCAGACCCGCCGTTAAGGCAAAACCAAAAATAACCGCGAAAATAAAACCAAAGACGGCCGGAAAGGCAAAGCCCGTGGCGGCCTCCAGGCCCGCGCGGCCGGCTCCTTTAAAACAGGCGCCCGCCCCCATGCTGGCCGAGCTCGCCTCGCTGGCAAAAAAACTCGATGAGGCGCACCTTCTCGCGCTCGTGACGCAGGCGCGCGCTATCATGGAGCACCAGACATCTCCTCCCAGGACCGCCTCC is from Spirochaetota bacterium and encodes:
- a CDS encoding 4Fe-4S dicluster domain-containing protein; this translates as MAEDIFRELQQRLDLYSLGFPATKSNIEIKILKSLFDEKDARLFLEMSPRIEEPAAVAERTGRPADQVAAQLEDMAKRGLLFRVRKGESVKYGAIPFMHGLMEFQITRFNRELSEMLEEYFAQGFHGAIAATDGLFLRTIPVQRSIVPENRVAAYEDAVQILKSADTIAVAECACRKGKKLQDTGCGKPMETCFMFGSMARFYVENGMGRGISADEAIRILTTAQETGLVTQPATAQNPAGMCCCCGDCCGVLGAIKKHPRPAEIVFSNYQARVDADACTGCESCLERCQMDAITMNAGGTAEIGLERCIGCGLCVTACPAEAVSLAVKSGDSYKIPPATSAEQMMTLAKKRGVI
- a CDS encoding dihydrodipicolinate synthase family protein, producing MSNREKFRGVYTVVPTPLRGDERIDHAGLAHLINYYIESGCNGLLVLGSGGEFPYFNFEERVAIVKTAAKAARKRVPVLAGAGFCGLAETLAFVDAAAVPGMDGFLVILPTYHPIGIDEAVSFYTRVVSASKKPVLYYHYPQMTELFFPAAALARILLLEGIAGAKESSLNLGEIRAHLEIVKVKDFALFSGNSFSLVKTLAMGGNGVICQIPSFAPLLVTGCYEAATAGDRARADTLQRKIMDLLPFLNTFGLAPSVQKRAYSLISRMPFSLKSKNRSRHAVIKETLRQMGHPVTARVRSPLPQIGGGDREIISEFISRLKPL